A stretch of the Chlorobiota bacterium genome encodes the following:
- a CDS encoding N-acetylmuramoyl-L-alanine amidase, producing MISKILVINILLIFLTFNGLSQNLQIKYSELKGIELSNSKTSIKIVYKFNVKISKCVVEKKNVNTIQLRMKSVLMNNNIVKLLSNRNNIKSVKTRIERKDVLVSDIVFNYKIENYHLTRNQATIILNVIPSNNLSNNNSLDKNKIENKKICKIDPKKSDSKIVTKVIKVDKTNSISEKLVTDKVKISNTKSKGTKTNSKDNQNLKKDETKIDIANLKLKGNYTIVIDPGHGGEDPGTISDEDLTMEKNVTLSVGKKLVRELTQMIPNGKIIITRDDDTYISLLERSRIANRNNAKLFVSLHCNSAVESPEDAHGFECYIFREKLESSSKDITSAEFIENKSYGMDMLFSKSFLFTTEKRKVDIADEAFSWQLANWIVKSMAKGTSIKNRGIQKAHFYVLGGTLMPAVLVEMGYLTNIKDRVLMNSKTGQNKIAKSVAIGVCNYLKNLKK from the coding sequence ATGATAAGTAAAATATTAGTTATAAATATATTATTGATATTCCTAACTTTTAATGGGTTATCTCAGAATTTACAGATAAAATATTCAGAACTAAAAGGAATTGAATTATCCAATAGTAAAACTTCCATTAAAATTGTTTACAAATTCAATGTAAAAATTTCTAAATGTGTGGTAGAGAAAAAAAATGTTAATACAATTCAGCTTAGAATGAAATCTGTATTAATGAATAATAATATTGTTAAATTATTATCAAATAGAAATAACATTAAATCTGTAAAAACAAGGATTGAAAGAAAAGATGTATTAGTTTCTGATATAGTATTTAATTATAAAATTGAAAATTATCATTTGACTAGAAATCAAGCCACAATAATTTTGAATGTAATTCCATCAAATAATTTATCTAATAACAATTCACTAGATAAAAATAAAATTGAGAATAAAAAGATATGTAAAATAGACCCCAAAAAATCAGATTCAAAGATTGTAACTAAAGTTATAAAAGTTGATAAAACTAATTCAATTTCAGAAAAATTAGTAACTGATAAAGTTAAAATTTCCAATACAAAAAGCAAAGGAACTAAAACCAATTCAAAAGATAATCAGAATCTAAAAAAAGATGAAACTAAAATTGATATAGCAAATTTAAAACTTAAAGGTAATTATACAATCGTAATAGACCCTGGGCATGGTGGGGAAGACCCTGGTACAATTTCTGATGAAGATTTAACTATGGAGAAAAACGTTACTTTATCTGTAGGAAAAAAATTGGTTCGTGAGTTAACTCAAATGATTCCCAATGGAAAAATTATAATTACAAGAGATGACGATACTTATATTTCATTATTAGAAAGGAGTAGAATTGCAAACAGAAACAATGCCAAACTTTTTGTTTCATTACATTGTAATTCTGCAGTTGAATCACCAGAAGATGCACATGGTTTTGAATGTTATATCTTCAGAGAAAAGTTAGAATCAAGTTCTAAAGATATTACTTCTGCTGAGTTTATAGAAAATAAAAGTTATGGAATGGATATGTTATTTTCAAAAAGTTTTCTGTTTACAACTGAGAAAAGAAAAGTAGATATTGCAGATGAAGCATTCAGCTGGCAACTTGCAAATTGGATAGTTAAGAGCATGGCTAAAGGAACAAGTATAAAAAATAGAGGAATTCAGAAAGCTCATTTCTATGTGTTGGGAGGAACATTAATGCCTGCAGTATTAGTTGAAATGGGTTACTTAACTAATATAAAAGATAGAGTTCTGATGAACTCAAAAACAGGACAGAACAAAATTGCTAAGTCAGTTGCAATTGGAGTTTGTAATTACCTGAAGAATTTAAAAAAGTAG
- a CDS encoding endonuclease MutS2, which yields MTREQLLESSLEQLEFERVLEEIARCTTSSLGVEHLADMLPMIDKRTIDWEISMVSEMRFFLQKGEQPPLNGIYDIRNALSLSKIAGSILNGEDLIHIATTIQSLRLVRDFFSTRIDKSPSINELTSEIHSNKLLERHITDTVDDQGLIKDNASPALYKIRRDIIDKSASLRERLNRILRKVSDEELVTDEYVTLREGRLVLPVKTEYKRRIPGIIHGESNTGSTVFLEPAEIFDMNNEIAELTFAERREIERILKTITLEIGNDATYFQIGLDKLKLVDSIYARSKFAEKYNCIAPIISEKSEIRLIDARHPILILRLSNVVPMSIELDNNKRCVVISGPNAGGKTVAMKTLGLICMMALCGMHVPAVECLVHPSFVFSDIGDKQSLENDLSTFSSHLSRIKEILLRALESDIILLDEIGTGTDPDEGSAIAAVVLNELIERKCFSLVTTHHSSLKVFAYNNEFAINAGMEFDAAHITPTYKFNIGSPGNSYAFELIERLGLPKSLIIAARERLGEDRNNMTDIIFRMEKDAAEVSNLKSKITIERNSIEELKSKIEIQQKEFESKKKEYLLVAKAEAQSIVKNANSMIENAIREVKSGASPDSIKLIRNAIATLHKDLSIKSSEKIEPLIKFEIGDKVKMINGGSSIGEICNDPDSHEHIVVQFGSVKMRVYIGDLEKVSNKEARKTERASSRKVLNSAQAETRIDVRGMYGDEAIKIIEQSFTAALNSNISILEIIHGKGTGALRERIHNHLRNHPIIESYRLGELTEGGAGVTYVVFK from the coding sequence ATGACTAGAGAACAACTATTAGAATCCAGTTTAGAACAGTTAGAATTTGAAAGAGTGCTTGAAGAAATTGCTCGTTGTACTACTTCATCGTTAGGTGTTGAGCACCTTGCAGATATGCTACCAATGATAGATAAAAGAACAATTGATTGGGAAATAAGTATGGTTTCTGAGATGAGATTTTTTTTACAAAAAGGAGAACAACCTCCTCTTAATGGTATTTATGATATTAGGAATGCACTTTCATTATCGAAAATTGCAGGAAGTATTTTGAATGGTGAAGATTTGATTCATATTGCAACAACAATCCAATCTTTAAGATTAGTACGTGATTTTTTTTCTACAAGAATAGATAAATCACCATCAATCAATGAGCTCACAAGTGAAATTCATTCTAATAAATTATTAGAAAGGCACATAACTGATACTGTTGATGATCAAGGTTTGATTAAAGATAATGCCAGCCCTGCATTGTATAAAATAAGAAGGGATATTATTGATAAAAGTGCCTCGTTAAGAGAACGATTAAATAGAATTTTAAGAAAAGTTTCTGATGAAGAACTTGTAACAGATGAATACGTTACCTTGAGAGAAGGCAGGTTGGTGTTACCAGTTAAAACTGAATACAAAAGAAGAATTCCAGGAATTATTCATGGTGAATCAAATACTGGATCAACTGTATTTTTAGAACCTGCCGAGATTTTCGATATGAACAATGAAATTGCAGAATTAACTTTTGCCGAACGTAGAGAAATTGAAAGAATCTTGAAAACTATAACATTAGAAATTGGAAATGATGCTACATATTTTCAAATTGGCTTAGATAAATTGAAGTTAGTGGATTCAATTTATGCACGATCAAAGTTTGCAGAAAAATATAATTGTATAGCTCCAATAATCTCAGAAAAAAGTGAGATTAGGTTGATAGATGCAAGACATCCTATTTTGATTTTAAGATTATCAAATGTTGTTCCCATGAGTATAGAACTTGATAATAATAAAAGATGTGTTGTTATATCTGGTCCAAATGCTGGAGGTAAAACTGTTGCAATGAAAACTTTAGGTCTAATTTGTATGATGGCTTTATGTGGTATGCACGTTCCAGCAGTTGAATGTTTAGTTCATCCTAGTTTTGTTTTCTCAGATATTGGAGACAAACAATCATTAGAAAATGATTTGTCTACATTTAGTTCTCATCTTTCCAGAATTAAAGAAATTTTGTTAAGAGCTCTTGAAAGCGATATAATATTGTTAGATGAAATTGGAACTGGGACTGATCCAGATGAAGGGAGTGCAATTGCTGCAGTAGTATTAAATGAACTGATTGAAAGGAAATGTTTTTCATTAGTTACAACTCATCATAGTTCTTTAAAAGTATTCGCTTATAATAATGAATTTGCAATAAATGCTGGAATGGAATTTGATGCTGCTCATATTACACCAACTTATAAATTCAATATTGGAAGCCCTGGAAATAGTTATGCTTTTGAATTAATAGAGCGATTAGGACTTCCCAAATCATTGATAATAGCTGCAAGAGAAAGGCTAGGTGAAGATAGGAATAACATGACTGATATAATCTTTAGAATGGAAAAAGATGCAGCTGAAGTTTCTAATTTAAAAAGTAAAATTACAATAGAAAGGAACTCAATTGAAGAGTTAAAAAGCAAAATTGAAATTCAACAAAAAGAATTTGAATCAAAAAAGAAAGAGTATCTTTTAGTTGCAAAAGCAGAAGCTCAATCAATAGTCAAAAATGCAAATTCTATGATTGAGAATGCTATTCGAGAAGTTAAATCAGGTGCATCACCAGATAGCATTAAGTTAATTAGGAATGCTATTGCAACCTTACATAAAGATTTGTCAATTAAATCATCAGAGAAAATTGAACCATTAATTAAATTTGAAATTGGAGATAAAGTAAAAATGATAAATGGTGGTTCTAGTATTGGAGAGATATGTAATGATCCAGATAGTCATGAACATATTGTGGTTCAATTTGGATCTGTTAAGATGAGAGTTTATATAGGTGATTTAGAGAAAGTTTCAAATAAAGAGGCAAGAAAAACAGAAAGAGCAAGCTCTCGGAAAGTGTTAAATAGTGCTCAAGCTGAAACAAGAATTGATGTTAGAGGAATGTATGGTGATGAAGCTATAAAAATAATTGAACAATCTTTCACAGCTGCTTTAAATTCCAATATTTCAATATTAGAAATTATACATGGCAAAGGAACTGGTGCTCTTAGAGAACGAATTCATAACCATTTAAGGAATCATCCTATTATTGAATCATATAGGCTTGGTGAACTTACTGAAGGGGGTGCTGGAGTAACTTACGTTGTATTTAAGTAG
- the ssb gene encoding single-stranded DNA-binding protein, with the protein MARGLNKVMIIGRIQPNAPELRYTQTGQPVCTFKMVTDESYKDKEGNTVERAEWHTIVFWGKPGEIINQYMKKGSQMYVEGRLQSRKYDDKDGVTRYVTEIVGSDFAFLDSVGQRNDESNSGSNAQVNNNSGTSNTNSHNDSPSSNQNDDLPF; encoded by the coding sequence ATGGCAAGAGGATTAAACAAGGTTATGATTATTGGACGTATTCAACCCAATGCTCCAGAATTGAGATATACACAAACCGGTCAGCCAGTATGCACTTTCAAAATGGTAACAGACGAAAGTTATAAAGATAAAGAAGGGAATACTGTTGAACGTGCTGAATGGCATACAATTGTTTTCTGGGGGAAACCTGGCGAAATTATCAATCAATATATGAAAAAAGGAAGCCAAATGTATGTTGAAGGAAGATTACAAAGCAGGAAGTATGATGATAAAGATGGTGTTACTAGGTATGTAACCGAAATTGTAGGAAGCGATTTTGCTTTTTTAGATAGTGTTGGTCAAAGAAATGATGAATCTAATTCTGGTTCAAATGCACAAGTTAATAATAATAGTGGTACGTCAAATACTAATTCACATAATGATTCACCTTCATCTAATCAAAATGATGATTTACCTTTTTAA
- a CDS encoding phosphatase PAP2 family protein encodes MIKISILCLKVILIFIAFSKNSYATSQEIANKNDSIKVVKLDSITSFRNQLPSPFAMITNLPNDWFEFGKYLVTNKGIISIFEHSIYAWILVDTDYESWQLFKKPYEKYPAFKFACDVGEGIGDGKTQFGIAAALAVYGFAFNDSIAKRCASQITEVIFSCGTIIQILKHTTGRESPFVATTPTGRWRLFPNQKDYFYNVPNYDAFPSGHVATATATYFVIQNNYPDQKWLPYVGYPIISLVAIGLVGTSIHWWSDIPLGVAIGYYFANLLSPKTEVEKLTTSNYKINYGFNFLSDGSLSFGLNVKF; translated from the coding sequence ATGATCAAAATTTCAATATTGTGCTTAAAAGTAATTTTAATTTTTATAGCATTTAGCAAAAATTCTTATGCAACTAGTCAAGAAATTGCAAATAAAAATGATAGTATAAAAGTAGTTAAATTGGATTCCATAACAAGTTTCAGAAATCAGTTACCAAGCCCCTTTGCAATGATAACTAATTTACCCAATGATTGGTTTGAATTTGGTAAATATCTGGTAACTAACAAAGGTATAATAAGTATATTTGAACATTCAATTTACGCTTGGATATTAGTTGATACTGATTATGAATCATGGCAATTGTTTAAAAAGCCTTATGAAAAGTATCCTGCATTTAAATTTGCATGTGATGTTGGAGAAGGAATTGGTGATGGTAAAACACAATTTGGTATTGCAGCCGCATTAGCAGTATATGGTTTTGCATTTAATGATTCTATAGCAAAAAGATGTGCTTCACAAATCACTGAAGTGATATTTTCATGTGGAACAATTATACAGATTTTAAAGCATACAACTGGCCGTGAAAGCCCTTTTGTTGCAACCACTCCAACGGGAAGATGGCGTTTGTTCCCAAACCAAAAAGATTATTTTTATAATGTTCCAAATTATGATGCATTCCCATCAGGGCATGTTGCTACTGCAACAGCAACATATTTTGTCATACAAAACAATTATCCAGATCAAAAGTGGTTGCCCTATGTTGGTTATCCAATAATCTCATTAGTAGCAATTGGTTTGGTAGGAACAAGTATTCATTGGTGGAGCGATATACCCCTTGGAGTTGCAATTGGTTATTATTTTGCAAACTTATTATCACCTAAAACAGAGGTAGAAAAATTAACTACTAGTAATTATAAAATTAATTATGGTTTTAACTTCTTAAGTGATGGATCATTAAGCTTCGGACTTAATGTGAAATTCTAA
- the sbcD gene encoding exonuclease subunit SbcD, translating into MKILHTADWHIGKRLGEFSRFEEQRKVLNEICEISDKENPDIIIIAGDLFDNKNPTSESIELLYTILKRLTNNGTKPVIAIAGNHDSPDRVDSADVLARECGIIFAGYPNCEIKLLDVSNGFSIIKSDKGFIEIKLPTSDIPIRVLLTPYANEQTLKTFLGQDNSEDELRLILKNHWKEIADKYCDNSGVNLLVAHLFFSKKGNDIELEDEDEKSILHVGGAQVIYSNDIPKQIQYSALGHLHRRISIEKNVVYSSSPIAYSFGETNQTKYVVLINAEPGDEVTIKDIPLVNGRKLLRSTFDNIDKAVEWLTENSEAIVEITIVSENSFSDEDGKRLRMAHKRIHCIIPQTSINPNEVSLTRNIDLNKNIEELYRDYFEWKTNQKPNNQLMELFREVIATEITEDK; encoded by the coding sequence ATGAAAATACTTCATACTGCAGATTGGCATATAGGTAAAAGATTAGGCGAATTTTCTCGCTTTGAGGAACAACGAAAAGTATTAAATGAGATATGTGAAATCTCAGATAAAGAAAATCCAGATATAATTATAATTGCTGGTGATTTGTTTGATAATAAAAACCCTACCAGCGAATCTATCGAATTACTTTATACAATTCTTAAAAGACTTACTAATAATGGTACTAAGCCAGTTATAGCCATTGCAGGAAATCATGATTCACCAGATAGAGTTGATTCTGCTGATGTATTAGCACGTGAATGTGGAATAATATTTGCTGGTTATCCTAATTGTGAGATAAAATTATTGGATGTCAGTAATGGATTTTCTATAATTAAAAGTGATAAAGGTTTTATTGAAATTAAGTTGCCTACTTCTGATATTCCTATTAGAGTTTTATTAACTCCTTATGCTAATGAACAAACTCTAAAAACTTTTTTAGGTCAAGATAATTCTGAAGATGAGTTAAGATTAATTCTTAAAAATCATTGGAAAGAAATTGCTGATAAATATTGTGATAATAGCGGTGTGAATTTGTTAGTCGCACATTTGTTTTTTTCTAAAAAAGGGAATGATATTGAATTAGAAGATGAAGATGAAAAATCAATCTTGCATGTTGGTGGTGCTCAAGTAATTTATTCTAATGATATTCCAAAACAGATCCAATATTCTGCTTTGGGTCATTTGCATAGAAGAATATCAATTGAGAAAAATGTTGTTTATAGTAGTAGTCCAATTGCTTATAGTTTTGGAGAAACCAACCAAACAAAGTATGTAGTTCTCATCAATGCTGAACCAGGTGATGAGGTAACTATTAAAGATATACCTTTAGTTAATGGTAGGAAATTGTTGAGAAGTACTTTTGATAATATCGATAAAGCTGTTGAATGGTTAACTGAAAATTCTGAAGCAATTGTAGAAATTACTATTGTTTCAGAAAATAGTTTTTCGGATGAAGATGGTAAGAGATTGAGAATGGCACATAAAAGAATTCATTGTATTATACCTCAAACTAGTATTAATCCAAATGAGGTTTCCTTAACAAGAAATATTGATTTGAATAAAAATATTGAGGAATTGTATAGAGATTATTTTGAATGGAAAACTAATCAAAAACCGAATAATCAATTGATGGAATTGTTTAGAGAAGTAATTGCAACCGAAATAACAGAAGATAAATGA
- a CDS encoding helix-turn-helix domain-containing protein → MSIGEKLKSAREQNKLSVADIARRSYIQPKFIQAIDDNNLEFIPASHRKHFIKEYAKLVGLNSNEVLEELGIQSKQVLSFTKVDLPIVESNNLKAPSYSFSSFAQKSESESLNPKDKKNKNLSYYTNTQSAFDTSIIKNVISIVVVLLLIGTGIYYFYFKVDDTSVAQKGLQSMTKDNQFADSPSDVSPRFDDDSLSAILSAQIKDSLRLDGHAVAQVWYSVLLDGSRTETGVIDSGQTKTWRAEKNFRVSLGNAGNLQLYLNEKPLGVLGPKQSAVKSQLIDSIGVHRVTAIITKKSSVVTTKSKKPKPSLMKVITPTEVRPSTSGNP, encoded by the coding sequence ATGTCAATAGGAGAAAAATTAAAATCGGCTCGTGAGCAAAATAAATTAAGTGTTGCTGATATAGCCAGAAGATCATATATACAACCCAAGTTTATACAAGCAATTGATGATAATAATTTAGAGTTTATTCCAGCTTCTCACAGGAAACATTTCATTAAAGAGTATGCTAAATTAGTTGGTTTAAATTCGAATGAGGTTTTAGAAGAATTAGGAATTCAATCAAAACAAGTTCTTAGTTTCACTAAAGTAGATTTACCAATTGTTGAAAGTAATAATTTAAAAGCTCCAAGTTATTCTTTTAGTTCATTTGCACAAAAATCTGAATCTGAATCTCTAAATCCAAAAGATAAAAAAAATAAAAATCTTTCTTATTATACTAATACTCAAAGTGCATTTGATACAAGTATTATAAAAAATGTTATTTCAATTGTTGTTGTTTTACTTTTGATTGGAACTGGAATCTATTACTTTTACTTTAAAGTGGATGACACCTCTGTAGCTCAGAAGGGATTGCAGTCAATGACTAAAGACAATCAATTTGCAGACTCTCCAAGTGATGTTTCACCTAGATTTGATGATGATTCATTATCTGCAATTTTATCAGCTCAAATAAAAGATAGCTTAAGGCTTGATGGTCATGCAGTTGCACAGGTTTGGTACTCAGTTCTTTTAGATGGTTCTAGAACTGAAACTGGAGTGATAGATAGTGGACAGACTAAAACTTGGCGAGCAGAAAAAAACTTCAGAGTCTCTTTGGGTAATGCTGGTAATCTTCAATTATATCTTAATGAGAAACCATTAGGTGTTTTGGGACCAAAGCAATCAGCTGTTAAAAGTCAATTGATTGACTCAATTGGAGTACATAGAGTGACAGCAATTATTACAAAAAAGAGCTCAGTTGTTACAACAAAATCAAAAAAACCTAAACCTTCTTTGATGAAAGTTATAACGCCAACTGAAGTAAGACCATCCACCTCAGGGAATCCATAA
- a CDS encoding sugar ABC transporter permease, whose amino-acid sequence MLKKRSATENPVITWLYLTPWIITLLLFWLYPLIYSLYLSFTKYSTLSNETVFIGFDNYKSLFNDTVFLKALSNTLIFVVGTIPFTTICALALAIALNQNIRWKNFYRSAYFIPSVTSIVVLSLIFTNLFSHDGYLNSLLKFIGIPYPKEGWLMNTGTALLAIMGMDVWIAIGYYVILFLAALQTIPSELYEASSLDGADNWNQFKNITLPSLKPMLLFIIVINTIRSFQVFTEIYVMTKGGPLNSTTTLVYQVFENAFEKSDKMGYASAIAYVVFLIILVTSIIQRRILTEK is encoded by the coding sequence ATGCTAAAAAAAAGAAGTGCAACTGAAAACCCTGTAATTACTTGGCTTTATCTTACTCCATGGATAATTACACTTTTACTTTTTTGGCTTTACCCTTTAATTTATTCATTATACTTAAGTTTTACAAAGTACTCAACTCTTAGCAATGAAACTGTGTTTATTGGATTTGATAATTATAAGTCATTATTCAATGATACAGTTTTTTTAAAAGCATTAAGTAATACTTTAATATTCGTAGTTGGAACAATTCCATTTACAACTATTTGTGCTTTAGCTTTAGCAATTGCATTAAATCAAAATATAAGATGGAAAAATTTTTATCGATCTGCTTACTTCATTCCATCTGTTACTTCTATTGTAGTTCTTTCGTTAATTTTTACAAATCTTTTTTCACATGATGGGTATTTAAATAGTCTTTTAAAATTCATTGGAATACCATATCCTAAGGAAGGTTGGCTTATGAATACTGGAACAGCTTTACTTGCAATTATGGGAATGGATGTGTGGATTGCAATAGGTTATTATGTGATTTTATTTTTAGCTGCTTTACAAACAATCCCAAGTGAACTTTATGAAGCTTCGTCTTTAGATGGAGCTGATAATTGGAATCAGTTTAAAAATATTACTTTACCATCATTAAAGCCAATGTTACTTTTTATAATTGTAATTAATACTATAAGGTCTTTCCAAGTTTTCACTGAAATTTATGTAATGACAAAAGGGGGTCCATTAAACTCTACTACAACTTTAGTTTACCAAGTATTTGAAAATGCTTTTGAAAAATCTGATAAAATGGGATATGCATCAGCAATTGCATATGTTGTATTTCTAATAATATTAGTTACATCAATAATTCAAAGGAGAATATTGACAGAAAAATAA